From the Ascaphus truei isolate aAscTru1 chromosome 15, aAscTru1.hap1, whole genome shotgun sequence genome, one window contains:
- the LOC142466867 gene encoding uncharacterized protein LOC142466867: MRTHTGERPHVCGECGKGFSNLSSLNKHKWTHTGERPHVYVECGRGFSPLSHLNTHTRGHTQGRDRMYVGNVGRDLAGYPAWTHTGERPHVCGECGKGFSVLSNMNTHKRTHTGERPHVCGECGKGFSNLFSLIRHMRIHTGERPHVCEECGKGFSVLCSLNTHKKTHTGERPHVCGECGKGFSQLSNLNTHKRTHTGERPHVCGDCGKEFSDLSSLNTHKRTHTGERPHVCGECGKGFRDSSSLDRHKRTHTGERPHVCGECGKGFSDLSHLNTHKMTHTGERPHVCGECGKGFSVLSNMNTHKRTHTGERPHVCGECGKGFSVLSSLNSHMRTHTGERPHVCGECGKGFSQLSDLNTHKRTHTGERPHVCGECGKGFSVLSNLNTHKRTHTGERPHVCGECGKGFSVLSNMNKHKRTHTGERPHVCGECGKGFRDSFSLDTHKRTHTGERPHVCGECGKGFSHLFSLIRHMRIHTGERPHVCEECGKGFSVLCSLNTHKKTHTGERPHVCGECGKGFSVLSNLNTHKRTHTGERPHVCGECGKGFSVSSHLNIHRRTHTGERPYVCGECGMGFSQLSYLNTHKRTHKGERPHVCGECGKGFSQLSYLNTHKRTHTGERPHVCGECGKGFSQLSNLNTHKRTHTGERPHVCGDCGKEFSDLSSLNTHKRTHTGERPHVCGECGKGFSHLCSLNKHKMIHTGERPHVCGECGKGFRDSSSLDRHKRTHTGERPHVCGECGKGFSVLSSLNSHMRTHTGERPHVCGECGKGFRVSSSLDRHKRTHTGERPHVCGECGKGFSVLSHLNTHKRIHTGEKPHVCGECGKGFRDSSSLDTHKRTHTGERPYVCGECGKGFRVSSSLDTHKRTHTGEKPHVCGECGKGFSVLSNLNTHKRTHTGERPHVCGECGKGFSVLSNMNTHKRTHTGERPHVCGECGKGFSVSSHLNIHRRTHTGERPYVCGECGKGFIQLSYLNTHKRTHKGERPHVCGECGKGFSQLSYLNTHKRTHTGERPHVCGECGKGFSQLSNLNTHKRTHRGETACMWGMWEGI, from the coding sequence atgaggacacacacaggggagagaccgcatgtatgtggggaatgtgggaagggatttagtaatttatccagcctgaacaaacacaagtggacacacacaggggagagaccgcatgtgtaTGTGGAATGTGGGAGGGGATTTAGTCCgctatcccacctgaacacacacacaagaggacacacacaggggagagaccgcatgtatgttgggaatgtgggaagggatttagccggttatccagcctggacacacacaggggagagaccgcatgtatgtggggaatgtgggaagggatttagtgtgttatccaacATGaatacacacaagaggacacacacaggggagagaccgcatgtatgtggggaatgtggaaagggatttagtaATTTATTCAGCCTGATCAGACACATGAGGATACACACAGgcgagagaccacatgtatgtgaggaatgtgggaagggatttagtgtgttatgcagcctgaacacacacaagaagacacacacaggggagaggccgcatgtatgtggggaatgtgggaagggatttagtcagttatccaacctgaacactcacaagaggacacacacgggggagagaccgcatgtatgtggggactGTGGGAAGGAATTTAGtgatttatccagcctgaacacacacaagaggacacacacaggggagagaccgcatgtatgtggggaatgtgggaagggatttagagaCTCATCCAGCCTggacagacacaagaggacacacacaggggagagaccgcatgtatgtggggaatgtgggaagggatttagcgacttatcccacctgaacacacacaagatgacacacacaggggagagaccgcatgtatgtggggaatgtgggaaaggatttagtgtgttatccaacATGaatacacacaagaggacacacacaggggagagaccgcatgtatgtggggaatgtgggaagggatttagtgtgttatccagtcTGAActcacacatgaggacacacacaggggagagaccgcatgtatgtggggaatgtgggaagggatttagtcagttatccgacctgaacacacacaagaggacacacacaggggagagaccgcatgtatgtggggaatgtgggaagggatttagtgtgttatccaacctgaatacacacaagaggacacacactggtgagagaccacatgtatgtggggaatgtgggaagggatttagtgtgttatccaacATGAataaacacaagaggacacacacaggggagagaccgcatgtatgtggggaatgtgggaagggatttagagaCTCATtcagcctggacacacacaagaggacacacacaggggagagaccgcatgtatgtggggaatgtggaaagggatttagtcATTTATTCAGCCTGATCAGACACATGAGGATACACACAGGCGAGAGACCACATGTTTGtgaggaatgtgggaagggatttagtgtgttatgcagcctgaacacacacaagaagacacacacaggggagagaccgcatgtatgtggggaatgtgggaagggatttagtgtgttatccaacctgaatacacacaagaggacacacactggagagagaccacatgtatgtggggaatgtgggaagggatttagtgtgtcatcccaTCTGAACATACAcaggaggacacacacaggggagagaccatatgtatgtggggaatgtgggatggGATTTAGTCAATTATCCTACCTGAACactcacaagaggacacacaaaggggagagaccgcatgtatgtggggaatgtgggaagggatttagtcaattATCCTACCTGAACactcacaagaggacacacacaggggagaggccgcatgtatgtggggaatgtgggaagggatttagtcagttatccaacctgaacactcacaagaggacacacacgggggagagaccgcatgtatgtggggactGTGGGAAGGAATTTAGtgatttatccagcctgaacacacacaagaggacacacacaggggagagaccgcatgtatgtggggaatgtgggaagggatttagtcacttaTGCAGCCTAAACAAACACAAGatgatacacacaggggagagaccgcatgtatgtggggaatgtgggaagggatttagagaCTCATCCAGCCTggacagacacaagaggacacacacaggggagagaccgcatgtatgtggggaatgtgggaagggatttagtgtgttatccagtcTGAActcacacatgaggacacacacaggggagagaccgcatgtatgtggggaatgtgggaagggatttagagtCTCATCCAGCCTggacagacacaagaggacacacacaggggagagaccgcatgtatgtggggaatgtgggaagggatttagtgtgttatcccacctgaatacacacaagaggatacacacTGGAGAgaaaccacatgtatgtggggaatgtgggaagggatttagagactcatccagcctggacacacacaagaggacacacacaggggagagaccgtatgtatgtggggaatgtgggaagggatttagagtctcatccagcctggacacacacaagaggacacacacaggggagaaaccgcatgtatgtggggaatgtgggaagggatttagtgtgttatccaacctgaatacacacaagaggacacacacaggggagagaccgcatgtatgtggggaatgtgggaagggatttagtgtgttatccaacATGaatacacacaagaggacacacacaggagagagaccacatgtatgtggggaatgtgggaagggatttagtgtgtcatcccaTCTGAACATACAcaggaggacacacacaggggagagaccatatgtatgtggggaatgtgggaagggatttattcAGTTATCCTACCTGAACactcacaagaggacacacaaaggggagagaccgcatgtatgtggggaatgtgggaagggatttagtcaattATCCTACCTGAACactcacaagaggacacacacaggggagagaccgcatgtatgtggggaatgtgggaagggatttagtcagttatccaacctgaacactcacaagaggacacacaggggagagaccgcatgtatgtggggaatgtgggaagggatttag